Proteins encoded by one window of Actinomycetota bacterium:
- a CDS encoding S1C family serine protease, translating into MAVFTELRDAIKKLAEDVGPSLVGVGQRWGVGSGVVIGPGKVLTNAHNIRGDELAVTFSDGRTEVGSVSGIDVDGDIAVVSVDTKDAPAVKWSANGGPDLGSPVFALANPGGRGLRVTVGLVSGTERSFRGPRGRRISGSLEHTAPLLPGSSGGPIVDEDGTLLGLNTNRLGEGFYLAIPADQALRDRVDGLGRGEAPERPRLGVAIAPAEVGRRLRRAVGLPEADGLLVRGVEEESPAAHAEIREGDLITKAGDKPVRDTDDLHAALDALTGGATLKLTVLRGTEERQVTVAFG; encoded by the coding sequence ATGGCGGTTTTCACGGAGCTCAGGGACGCGATCAAGAAGCTTGCCGAAGACGTCGGACCCTCGCTGGTCGGCGTCGGGCAGCGTTGGGGCGTCGGCTCCGGCGTCGTGATCGGACCCGGAAAGGTACTCACCAACGCGCACAACATCCGCGGCGACGAGCTCGCCGTGACGTTCTCCGACGGCCGCACGGAGGTCGGATCGGTGTCCGGCATAGACGTGGACGGCGACATCGCGGTCGTCTCCGTCGACACGAAGGACGCGCCGGCGGTGAAATGGTCGGCCAACGGCGGGCCGGACCTCGGCAGCCCCGTCTTCGCGCTCGCGAACCCGGGCGGTCGCGGCTTGCGCGTGACCGTGGGACTCGTGTCTGGGACGGAGCGTTCGTTCCGCGGGCCGCGCGGCCGCCGCATCTCGGGAAGCCTGGAGCACACCGCGCCGCTGCTGCCGGGATCCTCCGGCGGTCCGATCGTCGACGAGGACGGGACCTTGCTGGGCCTCAACACCAACCGTCTCGGCGAAGGGTTCTATCTCGCGATCCCGGCCGATCAAGCGTTGCGCGATCGCGTCGACGGGCTCGGGCGCGGCGAAGCGCCGGAGCGTCCGCGACTCGGCGTGGCGATCGCTCCGGCAGAGGTCGGTCGTCGTCTGCGTAGAGCCGTGGGCCTACCGGAAGCGGACGGTTTGCTCGTGCGCGGCGTTGAGGAGGAAAGCCCGGCCGCGCACGCCGAGATCCGTGAAGGCGACCTGATCACAAAGGCCGGCGACAAGCCGGTACGCGACACCGACGATCTCCACGCCGCGCTCGACGCGCTGACGGGCGGAGCCACGCTGAAGCTCACGGTCCTCCGCGGGACCGAGGAGCGTCAGGTCACCGTCGCGTTCGGCTGA